Proteins from a single region of Azospira inquinata:
- the queE gene encoding 7-carboxy-7-deazaguanine synthase QueE, whose amino-acid sequence MPQDSLKINEIFYSLQGESSRVGLPTIFIRLSGCPLRCTWCDTEYAFSGGQVMDLEAILAAAGQYPCRRVCVTGGEPLAQKACPRLLTALCDAGYDVSLETSGALDVSQVDSRVAKIMDLKAPGSGEEARNCWENLAYLTPRDELKLVLSDRRDYDWAVRQLRDRGLARRCAVLFSPVQGHLEPADLAAWILEDGLPVRFQLQLHKVLWGNMRGK is encoded by the coding sequence ATGCCCCAAGACAGTCTCAAGATCAACGAAATTTTCTATTCCCTGCAAGGGGAAAGCTCCCGGGTCGGCCTGCCGACCATTTTCATCCGCCTTTCCGGCTGTCCCCTGCGCTGCACCTGGTGCGATACGGAATACGCCTTCAGCGGTGGCCAGGTCATGGACCTGGAAGCCATTCTGGCCGCGGCTGGCCAATACCCTTGCCGCCGGGTCTGCGTCACCGGTGGTGAGCCCCTGGCCCAGAAAGCCTGTCCCCGGCTGCTTACCGCCCTGTGCGACGCCGGTTACGACGTGTCCCTGGAAACCAGCGGAGCCCTGGACGTGAGCCAGGTGGATTCCCGGGTGGCGAAAATCATGGACCTGAAAGCCCCGGGGTCCGGAGAAGAGGCCCGCAACTGCTGGGAAAACCTGGCCTATCTGACCCCCCGGGACGAGCTCAAGCTGGTTCTTTCCGACCGTCGGGACTACGACTGGGCCGTGCGTCAGCTGCGGGACCGGGGCCTGGCACGGCGCTGCGCCGTCCTCTTTTCCCCCGTCCAGGGCCACCTGGAGCCCGCCGACCTGGCCGCCTGGATCCTGGAGGATGGTCTCCCCGTCCGCTTCCAGCTTCAGCTCCACAAGGTCCTTTGGGGTAACATGCGGGGGAAATAA
- the ybgF gene encoding tol-pal system protein YbgF — protein MRARWLFLPFFLVAATGAHAGLFDDDVARKQIADLRAQTAERLDKLDAAAKGNIDLSNQIEALRTDLAKLVGQVEVLTYEQQSAQKRQQDFYVDLDTRLRKLEGGASSGSAPAAADNGEESAPAAAPAKADPAAESQEYEAALNLFKAAKYKDAAASLDAFVKKHGDSQLAPAAQYWLGNAYYAQQDYKRAIAAQNQVVAKWPKNPKAPEALLSIAACQQEQGDAKAGKKTLETLVAKYPGSPAADRAKQQLKHK, from the coding sequence ATGCGCGCCCGCTGGCTGTTCCTGCCCTTTTTCCTGGTAGCGGCCACGGGCGCTCATGCCGGGCTGTTCGACGACGATGTGGCGCGTAAGCAGATTGCTGACCTGCGTGCCCAGACCGCCGAACGCCTGGATAAGCTGGATGCGGCCGCGAAGGGCAATATCGATCTGTCGAACCAGATTGAAGCCCTTCGGACCGATCTAGCCAAGCTGGTGGGGCAGGTGGAAGTCCTGACCTACGAGCAGCAGTCCGCCCAAAAGCGGCAACAGGATTTTTACGTGGATTTGGACACCCGCCTGCGCAAGCTGGAAGGGGGTGCCAGTAGTGGCTCCGCTCCGGCCGCCGCCGACAACGGGGAAGAAAGTGCCCCGGCTGCTGCGCCCGCCAAGGCCGATCCCGCCGCCGAATCCCAGGAATACGAAGCCGCCCTGAATCTCTTCAAGGCCGCCAAATACAAAGACGCCGCCGCCTCCCTGGACGCCTTTGTAAAAAAACACGGGGACAGCCAACTGGCCCCCGCCGCCCAGTATTGGCTGGGCAATGCCTATTACGCCCAGCAGGATTACAAGCGCGCCATCGCCGCCCAGAACCAGGTGGTGGCCAAGTGGCCGAAAAATCCCAAGGCCCCGGAAGCGCTGCTGAGCATTGCCGCCTGCCAACAGGAGCAGGGGGATGCCAAGGCCGGAAAAAAGACCCTGGAAACCCTGGTGGCCAAATACCCGGGCAGCCCAGCGGCGGACCGGGCCAAGCAGCAGCTGAAACATAAGTAA
- the pal gene encoding peptidoglycan-associated lipoprotein Pal, producing MKKLAIPALLAALAAGVLTGCSSQPTADNKGAAVENHAATAVANGVDSSATALKPYNDPNNVLYKRSVYFDFDKYDVKAEYKDLVAAHAKYLSENKDAKVLIQGNTDERGSSEYNLALGQKRADAVKKALTLLGVKDAQVESVSLGKEKPKADGHDESAWSENRRSDILYNGEF from the coding sequence ATGAAAAAGCTCGCTATCCCTGCTCTGCTGGCTGCCCTGGCCGCCGGCGTCCTGACCGGTTGTAGTAGCCAACCCACCGCTGACAACAAAGGTGCCGCGGTGGAAAACCACGCCGCCACCGCCGTTGCCAACGGCGTAGACAGCTCCGCCACCGCCCTGAAGCCCTACAACGACCCGAACAACGTGTTGTACAAGCGCTCCGTCTATTTCGACTTCGACAAGTATGACGTCAAGGCCGAATACAAGGATCTGGTGGCCGCCCACGCCAAGTACCTGTCCGAAAACAAGGACGCCAAGGTGCTGATCCAAGGTAACACCGATGAACGGGGCAGCAGCGAATACAACCTGGCCCTGGGCCAAAAGCGTGCCGACGCCGTGAAAAAGGCCCTGACCCTGCTGGGTGTGAAGGATGCCCAAGTGGAATCCGTCAGCCTGGGTAAGGAAAAGCCCAAGGCCGATGGCCACGACGAATCCGCCTGGTCTGAAAACCGTCGTTCCGACATCCTCTACAACGGCGAGTTCTAA
- the tolB gene encoding Tol-Pal system beta propeller repeat protein TolB yields the protein MSSVLRHAVVFALGLAATVAHAQLSIEITGGSGNNRIPVSIADFGGDLASAKAVTSVVRNDLEHCGMFKMVDPGPTPMTENDPVNFGNWRSKGADAVAGGSLASGGGHYEARFRLYDITKQASLGGAAFVTSPATLRAAGHRIADYIYEKLLGIPGYFSTRISYVVKQRGRYELMIADSDGQNAQPALVSKEPIISPAWSPDGSKLAYVSFESKKPVIYVHTLATGRRAVVANFKGSNSAPAWSPDGRRLAIVLSKDGGSQMFTINADGSGVQRLTYSSGIDTEPRYSADGQYIYFTSDRGGSPQIYRMPTMGGSAERVTYDGAYNVSPRPSPDGKNLVYISRNSGRFQVAIMDIASHQTQILTDSSKDESPSFAPNGQMILYATVSGGRQVLSAVSPDGRIKQRLTVLSGDVREPAWGPSVK from the coding sequence ATGTCCTCCGTTTTGCGCCACGCTGTTGTCTTCGCCCTCGGCCTCGCGGCCACCGTGGCCCACGCCCAGCTCTCCATTGAAATTACCGGGGGCAGCGGCAATAACCGTATTCCCGTGTCCATTGCGGATTTTGGCGGCGACCTGGCCAGCGCCAAGGCGGTCACCTCCGTGGTGCGCAATGACCTGGAACACTGCGGCATGTTCAAAATGGTGGATCCGGGCCCCACGCCGATGACGGAAAACGATCCGGTCAATTTCGGCAACTGGCGCAGTAAGGGCGCGGACGCCGTGGCGGGAGGCAGCCTGGCCAGCGGCGGCGGCCATTACGAAGCTCGCTTCCGCCTCTACGACATCACCAAACAGGCCTCCCTGGGCGGCGCTGCCTTCGTCACCTCCCCAGCCACCCTGCGGGCCGCCGGGCACCGCATCGCCGATTACATTTACGAAAAACTGCTGGGCATCCCTGGCTATTTTTCCACCCGCATTTCCTACGTGGTCAAGCAACGGGGCCGCTACGAGCTGATGATTGCCGATTCCGACGGCCAGAACGCCCAACCGGCCCTGGTCTCTAAGGAACCCATCATTTCCCCGGCCTGGTCCCCGGACGGCAGCAAGCTGGCCTACGTCTCCTTTGAAAGCAAGAAGCCGGTCATCTACGTGCACACCCTGGCCACGGGCCGGCGTGCCGTGGTGGCCAATTTCAAGGGTTCCAATTCCGCCCCCGCCTGGTCCCCTGACGGCCGCCGTCTGGCCATCGTCCTCTCCAAGGACGGCGGCTCCCAGATGTTCACCATCAATGCGGATGGTTCCGGGGTGCAACGTCTGACCTATTCTTCCGGCATCGACACCGAGCCCCGTTACTCCGCCGATGGCCAGTACATCTATTTCACCTCCGACCGGGGAGGTAGCCCCCAGATTTACCGCATGCCCACCATGGGTGGCAGCGCTGAGCGGGTTACCTATGACGGCGCCTATAACGTCTCCCCCCGGCCCTCCCCCGACGGCAAGAACCTGGTCTATATCTCCCGCAACAGCGGGCGCTTCCAGGTGGCGATCATGGACATCGCCAGCCATCAAACCCAAATCCTCACGGATTCGTCTAAGGACGAGTCTCCCAGCTTCGCACCCAATGGTCAGATGATCCTGTACGCCACCGTCTCCGGCGGCCGCCAGGTGCTCTCGGCCGTTTCCCCGGACGGACGCATCAAGCAACGCCTGACCGTTCTTTCCGGGGACGTGCGGGAGCCGGCGTGGGGACCTTCCGTGAAGTAA